GTGCTTTTAAACATCGGTGAAATGGAAGGCTGGGTTGCTGCACATGCTTCGACAGTCAGGATTGTTACACCATATGACAATGTGATAACAATAATGCACGAGGGAGCAAGTGGTGGCGGAAAGAGCGAAATGTGCCAGCAGATGCATAGAGAAAAAGACAATAGAGTCTTGCTTGGAGAAAATATTATAACAAAAGAAAGAATTTACCTTGAAATAAAAGAATCTTGCGAGATACATCCAGTTACAGACGATATAGCACTTGTTCATCCCAGCCTTCAAAAGGGTTCAAAAATGGTTGTAAAAGACGCCGAACAAGGTTGGTTTGTAAGACTTGATAATATTCCACATTACGGTACAGACCCACAGCTTGAGAGGCTTTGCATTCACCCACCCGAGCCGTTAATATTCTTAAATTTAGAGGGTGTGCCTGGTTCAACCTGTCTTATATGGGAACACACAATGGATGAGCCAGGAAAACCTTGCCCTAATCCAAGGGTTATTTTGCCTCGCAGGTTTATTCCGAACATTGTGGATGAACCTGTTGAGGTTGACATACGAAGCTTTGGTGTGAGAACACCACCTTGCACTAAACAAAAGCCGACTTACGGTATTATAGGGATGTTTCACCTTTTACCACCTGCATTGGCATGGCTGTGGAGGCTTGTTAGCCCCCGCGGTCATGCTAATCCAAGTATAACGCAGGCTGAGGCTTTGAGCTCTGAGGGTGTTGGTTCTTACTGGCCATTTGCAACAGGACTTATGGTAAAACAAGCAAACCTTTTGCTTGAACAGATTTTACAGTTTACAAAAACTCAGTATATTCTCATTCCAAACCAGCACATAGGTGCATACAAGGTTGGCTTTATGCCACAGTGGATAACAAGAGAATACTTAGCAAAAAGAGGTAATGTTAAATTAAGACCTGATCAGCTAAAACCTGCAAAGCTGCCGCTTTTGGGATGGGCACTTGAATACATGAAAGTTGAAGGAACTTATATACCAAAGTTTTTACTCCAGGTTGATCTCCAGCAAGAGGTTGGAGAAGAAGCCTATATGGAAGGAGCAAAGATTTTGACAGAATTTTTCAAGAAAGAGATTATAAAATTCAAAACATTGGATTTACACCCACTTGGAAGAAGAATTATAGAATGCTGCTTGGATGATGGAAGCATAGATGACTATGTATCTTTGATAAAATAGACAAAAACAATACCTCCCTGCAAAGAATATTTTGTGGGGAGGTCATTTATTGTTTTTTGAAGAGTTTGTGGTAAACTATATTTGGAAAGGAGAGATGAAAAGAGAGATGCATCGCAGCACTTTTGGTTTTCCCATAAAGAAAATTGGAATTATTGGTGGCGGACAGCTGGGAAAGATGCTTGCGCAAAAGGCAAAACAGATGGGCTTTTATGTCATCTCTTTAGATCCCAGCCCTGAGTGTCCTGCAGCTTCGGTTTCTGATGAGCTGATTGTAAGTGATTTTTACAACCCTGAAAAGTTAAAAGAACTTGTTGAAAAAAGCGATATCACCACTTATGAGATAGAACATATCAACACATCAGTGTTAAAAGACCTTTACGATAAGGGATATCAAATTTATCCATCGCCTTATTGTTTAGAGGTTATTCAAGACAAATACAAACAAAAGCAAATGTTCAAAAGTGCAAACCTTCCCGTACCAAGGTTTGAAAAGGTAACTCATTTGGATGTATCTTTTTTTAAAAAGTTTGGTTTCCCGTGTGTCCAGAAGGCTTCAAAAGGCGGCTATGATGGAAGAGGAGTTGTTGTAATAAAGGACAAAGAGGATTTAAATAAAGTACTTGAGACAGAATCTTTTGTAGAAGAGTTAGTTGACATAAAAAAGGAATTGGCAGTGATGGTTGCCAGGAACAAAAAAGGAGATGTTAAAAGCTATCCTGTTGTTGAGATGGTTTTTGAGCAGTCAGCTAACATTCTTGATTTTTTAGTTGCGCCTGCAAGGATTGACGAAAAGATAGCACAAAGAGCAAGAGAAGTAGCAATCAAGGTGGTTGAAGTGCTGGACGGTGTTGGTGTGTTTGGAGTTGAGCTGTTTTTAACAAAGGATGACGAAATTTTAATAAATGAAGTTGCTCCAAGACCACATAACTCTGGACATTATACAATAGAAGCATGCGTGACAAGTCAGTTTGAACAGCACTTGAGAGCAATCTGCGACTTGCCGCTCGGGTCTACAAAGCAACTTTCACCGGCTGTCATGATAAACCTCTTGGGCGAAAAAGATTATAAGGGAAGACCAAAGATAGAGGGCTTGGCAGAAAGTTTGTCTATAGAAGGAGTTTCGTTTCATTTCTATGGTAAGAAGATGACAGCACCTTTTAGAAAAATGGGGCATGTGACAATACTTGATGACGACTTGGAAGTAGCAATTGAAAAAGCAAAGAGAGTAAAAGAAGTGCTCAAAATTAAAGCGGAGGTGTAATTTTAATGAAAAAACCACTTGTTGGTATCATTATGGGGAGCGATTCTGACCTTCCTGTTATGAAAGAGGCTGCAAAGGTTTTAGAAGATTTTGAGATAGAGTATGAGATAACAATTGTTTCTGCTCACAGGACTCCTGAGAGGATGTTCAAATATGCAAAAGAGGCAGAAGTACGGGGTATAGAAGTTATTATTGCTGGGGCTGGCGGCGCTGCACACCTTCCTGGCATGGTTGCTTCAATTTCATCTTTGCCGGTTATTGGCGTTCCAGTAAAAACTTCTTCTTTAAATGGTCTGGATTCTCTTATGTCAATTGTGCAGATGCCAGCAGGAGTGCCTGTTGCCACTGTTGCAATTAATAATGCTAAAAATGCCGGAATTTTAGCAGCTCAAATCCTGAGTATAAAGTATCCCCATGTCAGACAAAAGGTAATTGAATATAAAGAAAAAATGAGATCAGAAGTAGAAGAAAAAGCTAAAAACTTAGAAGGCGTTGGGTATGAAGAATATCTTAAGAGGAGGCAGGAGGGATGATAAAAAATCATCCTGAAAATTTTGTAGCCAACAAAAGACGTTATATTTATATATTGTTAGGACTCATTATTAATTTATGCCTTGGTTCTGTATACTCATGGAGTGTGTTTAGAAAACCGCTGGAGCAATTATTTAAACTAAGTGCAACTGAAAGTAGTTTGCCATACATGTTTTTTCTTGTATTCTATGCTATTTTGATGCCGCTTGCAGGAAGGGTTTTAGATAAGTTTGGACCACGGATGGTATCAATAGTTGGAGGAATTTTAGTTGGTATTGGTTGGATTTTGGCAGGTTTTTCTAATGGTTTGATAAATCTGATTCTGGGATATGGAATTATTGCTGGAACTGGCGTGGGAATTGCGTATGGGGTACCAATTGCAGTTTCTGCAAAATGGTTTGAAGACAAAAGAGGATTTGCGGTTGGACTAACTGTCTTAGGATTTGGCATGTCACCTCTTATTACAGCACCTATTGCAAGAAAACTTATACAGATGTATGGTCCTCTTTTGACATTTAAAATATTAGGAGTAGTTTTTCTGATTATTATTATTTTATTATCAATCCCATTAAAGTTTCCATTTAGAGAAGTGAAAACTGATGAAGAATTTAAGACCAAAAAAGATAAACTTTCTTATTCTCCTTCTGAGATGGTAAAAACAAAAACTTTCTGGGCTCTTTGGTTTTGCTTTGTTATAGGAACACTGAGTGGACTGATGGCAATTGGAATATCAAGCCCTGTTGGGCAGGAGATAATAAAGTTATCAGCTGAAACTTCTGCTTTGTCAGTTTCTATATTTGCTATATTTAACGGGATTGGTCGGCCATTTTTTGGATGGCTTGTTGATAAAATTACACCGAGGTTTGCGGCAATATTTAATTTTTCTTTAATGTTTTTGGCATCGATGGGTATGCTTTTTGCAAAAGAAAAAATGACTCTTTTATTTATGATAACTTTTAGTTTGTTGTGGTTGAGCTTAGGTGGCTGGCTCTCAATCGCACCAACTGCAACTGCACAGTTTTTTGGAACAATTCACTATAGTAAAAATTATGGTATTCTATTTACAGGATACGGGGTAGGGGCTCTTTTAGGAAACTTAATGTCTGGAAAAATAAGAGATATTTTTGGGAGTTATATATTTAACTTCTATATAACAGCCATATTATCAATTATTGGAATCATAATTATTCTTTTTTACTTAAAACCAACCAGAAAATATGAATAAAAAATCCATCCTCAT
The sequence above is drawn from the Caldicellulosiruptor bescii DSM 6725 genome and encodes:
- the purE gene encoding 5-(carboxyamino)imidazole ribonucleotide mutase; the encoded protein is MKKPLVGIIMGSDSDLPVMKEAAKVLEDFEIEYEITIVSAHRTPERMFKYAKEAEVRGIEVIIAGAGGAAHLPGMVASISSLPVIGVPVKTSSLNGLDSLMSIVQMPAGVPVATVAINNAKNAGILAAQILSIKYPHVRQKVIEYKEKMRSEVEEKAKNLEGVGYEEYLKRRQEG
- a CDS encoding DUF4914 family protein, producing MIKLLNLKVKDEVYEILSSCKGIIMPEKRLDFIDLSLGGKDNMVFEVKYEVEGKGEVVEAIVTRCKNGIVVNYTDVYMRRRDPDSLIIGDDGETDKQRYKDIYGDNFERVRKETFEWLKKQELVVYGFYAGGKEHGYPALVIAPLNAAFFGFALADIQGFIPKSEFEKIDVFEPKAVIYVAPPFRHTHFNGKQVVVHNRLNGVHEIFSYNLYPGPSAKKGVYGVLLNIGEMEGWVAAHASTVRIVTPYDNVITIMHEGASGGGKSEMCQQMHREKDNRVLLGENIITKERIYLEIKESCEIHPVTDDIALVHPSLQKGSKMVVKDAEQGWFVRLDNIPHYGTDPQLERLCIHPPEPLIFLNLEGVPGSTCLIWEHTMDEPGKPCPNPRVILPRRFIPNIVDEPVEVDIRSFGVRTPPCTKQKPTYGIIGMFHLLPPALAWLWRLVSPRGHANPSITQAEALSSEGVGSYWPFATGLMVKQANLLLEQILQFTKTQYILIPNQHIGAYKVGFMPQWITREYLAKRGNVKLRPDQLKPAKLPLLGWALEYMKVEGTYIPKFLLQVDLQQEVGEEAYMEGAKILTEFFKKEIIKFKTLDLHPLGRRIIECCLDDGSIDDYVSLIK
- a CDS encoding 5-(carboxyamino)imidazole ribonucleotide synthase; protein product: MFFEEFVVNYIWKGEMKREMHRSTFGFPIKKIGIIGGGQLGKMLAQKAKQMGFYVISLDPSPECPAASVSDELIVSDFYNPEKLKELVEKSDITTYEIEHINTSVLKDLYDKGYQIYPSPYCLEVIQDKYKQKQMFKSANLPVPRFEKVTHLDVSFFKKFGFPCVQKASKGGYDGRGVVVIKDKEDLNKVLETESFVEELVDIKKELAVMVARNKKGDVKSYPVVEMVFEQSANILDFLVAPARIDEKIAQRAREVAIKVVEVLDGVGVFGVELFLTKDDEILINEVAPRPHNSGHYTIEACVTSQFEQHLRAICDLPLGSTKQLSPAVMINLLGEKDYKGRPKIEGLAESLSIEGVSFHFYGKKMTAPFRKMGHVTILDDDLEVAIEKAKRVKEVLKIKAEV
- a CDS encoding L-lactate MFS transporter, with amino-acid sequence MIKNHPENFVANKRRYIYILLGLIINLCLGSVYSWSVFRKPLEQLFKLSATESSLPYMFFLVFYAILMPLAGRVLDKFGPRMVSIVGGILVGIGWILAGFSNGLINLILGYGIIAGTGVGIAYGVPIAVSAKWFEDKRGFAVGLTVLGFGMSPLITAPIARKLIQMYGPLLTFKILGVVFLIIIILLSIPLKFPFREVKTDEEFKTKKDKLSYSPSEMVKTKTFWALWFCFVIGTLSGLMAIGISSPVGQEIIKLSAETSALSVSIFAIFNGIGRPFFGWLVDKITPRFAAIFNFSLMFLASMGMLFAKEKMTLLFMITFSLLWLSLGGWLSIAPTATAQFFGTIHYSKNYGILFTGYGVGALLGNLMSGKIRDIFGSYIFNFYITAILSIIGIIIILFYLKPTRKYE